The Halobacillus amylolyticus nucleotide sequence AGCAATACTGCCCTGCCTTTATCACGTTCTTCAATTAATTTTTGATGGATAAATTCAATCGCCCCAACGTCCAGGCCACGCGTCGGCTGGGCAGCGATAATTAAGTCTGGGGAACGATCAACCTCACGACCGATGATCGCCTTCTGCTGGTTACCGCCCGAAAGAGCACGGGCCTTTGTGTATTCATCAGGTGTGCGCACATCGTATTCTTCTATGAGTGATTTGGCCTTTTGATAAATATTTTTGTAATTCATAACCCCTTTTTTCGAAAAAGGTTCTTGATAGTACGTTTGAAGGACCATATTCTCACCGATTGGAAAATCTAACACCAACCCAAATTTGTGGCGGTCCTGAGGGATATGGGAAATACCCGATTGTGTAACTTTTCGTGGTGATAAATTGCTGATCACTTTATCATGTAAAGAAATTTGACCTGAAGTGCTTTTACGCAGACCGGTTATGGCTTCGATTAACTCAGATTGACCATTGCCGTCTACACCAGCCACCCCTACAATTTCTCCTGCCCTGACATCAAGATTTAGACCTTTTACCATCTCTACACCACGTATATCTTTGACACGCAAATCCTTAATAGATAAATAGATTTCCTTAGGGTCTGCTTTTGTTTTTTCAGTTGAAAAATTAACTTCACGTCCTACCATAAGGGAAGCTAGTTCATCCGGATCTGTATCTTTTACATCAACTGTCCCTATTCCCTCACCTTTTCTAATAACCGTACAACGATCACAAACTTCCATTATTTCTTTAAGTTTATGAGTGATCAATATAATCGATTTACC carries:
- a CDS encoding ABC transporter ATP-binding protein; translation: MDYVIEMLNIRKEFPGVVANNNVTLQVEKGEIHALLGENGAGKSTLMNVLFGLYQPERGEIRVKGEKAAITDPNIANKLGIGMVHQHFMLVDTFTVTENIVLGSEPRKGASVDIKKAEKQVKELSERYGLNVDPKAKIRNISVGMQQRVEILKTLYRGADILILDEPTAVLTPQEIKELIGIMQSLVNEGKSIILITHKLKEIMEVCDRCTVIRKGEGIGTVDVKDTDPDELASLMVGREVNFSTEKTKADPKEIYLSIKDLRVKDIRGVEMVKGLNLDVRAGEIVGVAGVDGNGQSELIEAITGLRKSTSGQISLHDKVISNLSPRKVTQSGISHIPQDRHKFGLVLDFPIGENMVLQTYYQEPFSKKGVMNYKNIYQKAKSLIEEYDVRTPDEYTKARALSGGNQQKAIIGREVDRSPDLIIAAQPTRGLDVGAIEFIHQKLIEERDKGRAVLLLSFELDEIMNLSDRIAVMFDGQIVADVKPEETDEQNLGLLMAGNTVEKAGAE